Proteins encoded within one genomic window of Timaviella obliquedivisa GSE-PSE-MK23-08B:
- a CDS encoding transcriptional repressor — protein sequence MQAEISGKKPIRSLEDALDHCQCLGMRLSKQRRFVLELLWQAQEHLSAREIYNRLNQQGKDIGHTSVYQNLEALSAQGVIECVERSDGRLYGNISDPHSHVNCLDTHQIMDVHVELPQEVIQLIEQQTGVKVSYYTIDFFGYRSPEASESHSTKT from the coding sequence ATGCAAGCTGAGATTTCTGGAAAAAAACCAATTCGTTCTCTAGAGGATGCATTGGATCACTGTCAATGTTTAGGAATGCGGCTGAGTAAGCAACGCCGCTTTGTTTTAGAGCTACTGTGGCAGGCACAAGAGCATCTTTCTGCCCGCGAAATTTACAATCGCCTCAACCAGCAGGGCAAAGATATTGGGCACACATCAGTTTATCAAAACTTGGAGGCGCTGTCGGCACAGGGCGTAATTGAATGTGTAGAGCGATCGGATGGTCGGCTGTACGGCAATATTAGTGATCCCCACAGTCACGTCAACTGTCTAGACACGCATCAGATCATGGATGTGCACGTAGAGCTACCCCAAGAAGTCATTCAACTGATTGAGCAACAGACTGGAGTCAAGGTTAGCTACTACACCATTGACTTTTTCGGCTATCGATCGCCCGAAGCCTCAGAGAGTCACTCTACAAAGACTTAA